A window from Pokkaliibacter sp. MBI-7 encodes these proteins:
- a CDS encoding ABC transporter permease — MSGSVSLSPRQVAFKYGLLVLLAAMLVLFSSLEPAFASMRNAFIILQSVAIVAILALGVTTTLAVDGFDLSIGATAATAMMTASYVLVVLDGGTAMAILAALAVGVVVGMINGFLTVHMRIPDLLATLGMMFLLLGLQLIPTEGRSIATGMNLADGSVATGRFTAAFLQLGREKVAGVVPVPVIIMAVLALLSWLLLERSRFGRVFYAIGGNRTAAHLAGAAVARYRYLAYVMSGVYAAIGGILLAARVGRGDVSSGNSLLMDAVAAALVGFAVLGAARPNALGSVMGALFVGVLLNGLTMLNAPYYAQDFIKGAVLVLALMFTFGLAQRR, encoded by the coding sequence ATGTCTGGTTCTGTTTCCCTGTCGCCACGGCAAGTGGCGTTCAAGTATGGCCTGCTGGTGTTGCTGGCCGCCATGCTGGTGCTGTTCAGCAGCCTTGAACCGGCTTTTGCCAGTATGCGCAATGCTTTCATCATTCTGCAGTCTGTCGCTATCGTCGCCATTCTGGCACTGGGGGTGACCACCACACTGGCGGTGGACGGGTTTGATCTTTCCATCGGCGCTACGGCGGCCACCGCCATGATGACGGCCTCCTATGTGCTGGTGGTGCTGGATGGCGGAACGGCCATGGCTATTCTGGCAGCCCTGGCCGTGGGCGTTGTGGTAGGGATGATCAACGGCTTTCTCACCGTCCATATGCGTATTCCTGATCTGCTGGCCACGCTGGGCATGATGTTCTTGCTGCTGGGGCTGCAACTTATTCCCACTGAAGGGCGTTCTATTGCTACCGGGATGAATCTGGCCGATGGCAGTGTGGCCACGGGGCGTTTTACCGCTGCCTTTTTACAGCTGGGTCGGGAAAAGGTAGCGGGCGTGGTGCCGGTGCCGGTCATCATTATGGCCGTACTGGCACTGCTGAGCTGGTTGCTGCTGGAGCGCAGCCGTTTTGGTCGGGTGTTTTATGCCATTGGTGGTAATCGCACGGCGGCCCATCTGGCCGGTGCGGCCGTGGCCCGCTATCGCTATCTGGCTTATGTGATGTCCGGAGTGTATGCCGCCATTGGTGGCATCCTGCTGGCGGCACGGGTAGGGCGCGGCGATGTCAGTTCGGGCAACAGCCTGCTGATGGATGCGGTGGCGGCGGCACTGGTGGGCTTTGCTGTACTGGGGGCGGCACGGCCCAATGCGCTGGGCTCCGTGATGGGGGCACTGTTCGTCGGTGTGCTGCTCAACGGCCTGACCATGCTCAATGCGCCGTACTATGCACAGGACTTTATTAAGGGCGCCGTGCTGGTACTGGCGCTGATGTTTACCTTTGGCCTGGCACAGCGACGCTGA
- a CDS encoding carboxymuconolactone decarboxylase family protein gives MSQQDLDQGLATRTEVMGEEYVQRALSSATEFTRPMQDWICEHAWGSTWQREGLPRQVRSLVTIAMLAALKAPTELKGHVRGALRNGCSVEDIQEVLLHSFVYCGAPAGQEAFRAAKEVIEEWQANPN, from the coding sequence ATGTCTCAACAGGATTTAGATCAGGGTCTTGCTACCAGAACTGAAGTCATGGGTGAAGAGTACGTACAGCGCGCACTCTCGTCTGCGACTGAATTTACCCGGCCAATGCAGGACTGGATTTGTGAGCATGCCTGGGGATCAACCTGGCAGCGGGAGGGATTGCCTAGACAGGTGCGCAGTTTGGTTACTATCGCCATGCTTGCTGCACTAAAAGCACCCACTGAGTTAAAAGGGCATGTCAGAGGGGCGCTGCGGAATGGCTGTTCTGTAGAAGATATACAGGAAGTATTGCTGCACTCTTTTGTCTACTGTGGTGCACCTGCAGGTCAGGAAGCTTTTCGTGCAGCTAAAGAAGTCATTGAAGAATGGCAAGCTAACCCCAACTAA
- a CDS encoding GntR family transcriptional regulator, with protein MAKASGARGERTLRHQAYDTFTERLLAQEISPGQFISQRELVELTRMPLGAIRELIPRLEADGLIRTIPQRGMQIAHIDLELIRNAFQLRLMIEREAARIFVQTASDQQIEDLYQQHLHIQQEASTGVVSRELLQRAQSIDWGMHDMMVDHLQNELVSNVYRVNSIKIRLIRQERIGILPELVASVMEEHLKIIAAFQARDEEQAVRLITEHIEHSRARALKV; from the coding sequence ATGGCGAAAGCGTCCGGTGCCAGAGGTGAACGTACCCTACGTCATCAGGCGTACGACACTTTTACCGAGCGCTTGCTGGCTCAGGAGATATCTCCTGGGCAGTTCATTTCACAACGAGAGCTGGTTGAGCTGACACGCATGCCTCTGGGAGCAATCAGGGAGTTGATTCCGAGGCTGGAGGCTGATGGCTTAATTCGTACTATTCCGCAACGTGGAATGCAGATTGCGCATATTGATCTCGAGTTGATCCGCAATGCTTTTCAGCTACGGTTGATGATTGAGCGAGAAGCTGCACGTATTTTCGTGCAGACCGCGTCGGACCAGCAGATTGAAGATCTGTATCAGCAACATCTGCACATACAGCAAGAGGCCAGCACCGGTGTGGTCTCCCGAGAACTGCTGCAGCGTGCCCAGAGTATCGACTGGGGGATGCATGACATGATGGTGGATCATCTCCAGAATGAGCTGGTCTCGAACGTCTATCGGGTCAACTCCATCAAGATTCGTTTAATCCGTCAGGAGCGCATCGGTATACTTCCAGAATTGGTGGCATCGGTAATGGAAGAGCATCTGAAAATCATCGCCGCTTTTCAGGCTAGAGATGAGGAGCAGGCTGTAAGGTTGATTACCGAACATATAGAGCACTCCCGTGCTCGTGCCTTAAAAGTGTAA
- a CDS encoding TRAP transporter small permease — MRSILALGKRIAEAVAVMLFLAMFSIFLLQVFTRYVLNHPLGWTIEVCLILYIWLVFWTAAFLLQESEHVTFSMLSEAVSPAKRRIFMIIGSLCLMVGFGSALPTVVDYVDFMQIESAPITQIPLSYVYAIFPVFLLAVTLRSLLRLISLIRQRPVARPAKPPVPTAGPDKLSSSDQHEVMSK; from the coding sequence ATGCGCTCTATCCTCGCGTTGGGTAAGCGCATAGCAGAAGCCGTTGCGGTGATGCTGTTCCTTGCCATGTTCAGCATTTTCCTGCTTCAGGTCTTCACTCGCTATGTGCTGAATCATCCACTGGGCTGGACCATCGAAGTCTGCCTGATCCTTTATATCTGGCTGGTGTTCTGGACTGCGGCGTTTTTGCTGCAAGAGTCTGAGCACGTTACGTTCAGCATGCTGTCAGAGGCCGTGTCTCCAGCGAAGCGCCGAATATTCATGATCATCGGCAGTCTTTGCCTGATGGTGGGATTTGGCTCGGCATTGCCGACCGTCGTGGATTATGTCGACTTCATGCAGATTGAAAGCGCACCTATCACGCAGATCCCTCTGAGTTACGTGTATGCGATTTTCCCGGTCTTCCTGCTGGCCGTCACACTGCGCTCCCTGCTCCGGCTTATCAGTCTGATCAGGCAGCGACCAGTAGCAAGACCAGCCAAGCCACCAGTACCGACGGCTGGCCCCGATAAGCTTTCCTCTTCTGACCAGCACGAGGTGATGAGCAAATGA
- a CDS encoding TDT family transporter — protein MMKITRVQVAAAPTPMAGLALGIASLGWCWENAFPLQGVAQLSSALLASVLLLILLTKFVMHPHLLLADLKHPVVGSVVPTFAMATMVVSKAIGAHHGWLGQGLWLAAVALHVIFLVTFLWHRLKAFEVQHLLPSWFVPPVGIIVAAVATPGGSWLPLSHALLWMGLFSYAVMLPVMLYRLIFCGEVADASKPTIAILAAPASLSLAGYLTLTAEPSLLLVALLFGIAVLMTALIYLAFFRLLRLPFSPGYAAFTFPLVISATAQYKVAALLHQWPFSQDYVAQIRLLASGELLMATLAVGYVMLRYALHYLLPARPLVAA, from the coding sequence ATGATGAAAATCACACGAGTTCAGGTTGCGGCGGCACCAACGCCCATGGCGGGTCTGGCACTGGGTATCGCCAGCCTTGGCTGGTGCTGGGAGAATGCTTTCCCGTTGCAGGGTGTAGCACAGCTGTCATCGGCACTGCTGGCGTCGGTATTGCTGCTGATCTTGTTGACCAAGTTTGTCATGCACCCCCATCTGTTACTGGCTGACCTCAAACATCCGGTAGTAGGCAGCGTGGTGCCGACCTTTGCCATGGCGACCATGGTCGTATCCAAAGCTATCGGAGCACATCATGGATGGCTGGGGCAGGGCTTATGGCTCGCCGCAGTGGCATTGCATGTGATCTTCCTGGTGACGTTTCTCTGGCACCGGCTGAAGGCCTTTGAGGTGCAGCATCTGTTGCCCAGCTGGTTTGTCCCGCCAGTCGGCATCATCGTCGCGGCGGTAGCGACACCGGGAGGTAGCTGGCTGCCACTGTCTCACGCGCTGCTGTGGATGGGCTTATTCAGTTACGCAGTGATGTTGCCGGTGATGCTGTATCGCCTGATTTTCTGTGGTGAAGTGGCCGATGCTTCCAAACCGACCATTGCCATTCTGGCAGCGCCGGCCAGCCTGAGTCTGGCGGGCTACCTGACCCTGACCGCCGAGCCTTCACTGCTGCTGGTGGCGCTGCTGTTCGGTATTGCCGTGCTGATGACGGCCCTGATCTATCTGGCGTTCTTCCGCCTGTTACGGCTCCCGTTCAGTCCCGGCTATGCAGCCTTTACTTTTCCGCTGGTCATCAGTGCCACGGCGCAATACAAGGTAGCGGCGCTGCTGCATCAGTGGCCATTCAGTCAGGACTATGTCGCACAGATCAGGCTGCTGGCCAGTGGCGAGCTGCTGATGGCAACACTGGCAGTCGGCTATGTAATGCTGCGCTATGCCCTGCATTATCTGCTGCCTGCACGGCCACTGGTGGCAGCCTGA
- a CDS encoding substrate-binding domain-containing protein: MTRFKHALNLKGILQGALLGALAYTGAAQAELPAALQVTAKKVALVRYISQGDFFEAYLAGVKAQAAALGFELQVLDARQDAARHRDMIDQAINSGVDGIILQHGFTDSVKDKAEEAVKAGIKVVAFDVDAQNEAIPQIEQSDFELARLTLSQAMKDNGESMNVGYVYVPGFPPLERRDEVFSQFKTMHSGIKEVARFGTVNNPIANSVADQAAAVLRAHPDINVIFAPFDEFAKGAKIALEEAGIADAVKIYSADVSTADIQAMREPGSPWVATAATNPTVVGEVSVRALAMLLAGENVEHKLVVPPTLITQQELSDKDINNMQDLQSKLPSFAHADVAMPTWMPAPKLAN, from the coding sequence ATGACGCGTTTTAAACATGCTCTCAATCTGAAAGGCATATTGCAGGGGGCGCTGCTGGGGGCACTGGCGTATACCGGTGCGGCCCAGGCAGAGCTGCCTGCTGCGTTGCAGGTGACGGCAAAGAAAGTGGCGCTGGTGCGCTACATTTCGCAGGGAGATTTTTTCGAGGCCTATCTGGCAGGGGTAAAGGCACAGGCGGCGGCACTGGGATTTGAACTGCAGGTGCTGGATGCCCGTCAGGATGCTGCCCGTCACCGTGACATGATTGATCAGGCCATTAACAGTGGCGTCGATGGCATCATTCTGCAGCACGGTTTTACCGACAGCGTCAAGGATAAAGCCGAAGAGGCGGTCAAGGCGGGTATCAAGGTCGTGGCGTTTGACGTGGATGCGCAGAATGAAGCCATTCCGCAGATCGAGCAGTCTGATTTCGAACTGGCACGCCTTACTCTCAGTCAGGCGATGAAGGACAACGGCGAGAGCATGAATGTGGGTTATGTCTATGTGCCCGGTTTCCCCCCGCTGGAACGTCGAGATGAAGTTTTCTCGCAGTTCAAGACCATGCACTCCGGTATCAAGGAAGTGGCCCGCTTTGGTACGGTCAACAACCCCATTGCCAACTCCGTTGCCGATCAGGCCGCTGCGGTGCTGCGCGCGCATCCCGATATCAACGTGATCTTTGCTCCCTTTGATGAGTTTGCCAAAGGCGCCAAGATTGCGCTGGAAGAGGCCGGTATTGCCGATGCGGTCAAAATCTACAGTGCGGATGTCTCTACCGCAGATATTCAGGCCATGCGTGAGCCGGGCAGCCCGTGGGTAGCGACGGCGGCGACCAACCCGACTGTTGTGGGGGAGGTCAGTGTGCGGGCTCTGGCAATGTTGCTGGCGGGGGAGAATGTTGAGCACAAGCTGGTCGTTCCGCCAACGCTGATTACGCAGCAGGAGCTGAGCGACAAGGACATCAACAATATGCAGGATCTGCAAAGCAAGCTGCCAAGCTTCGCCCATGCCGATGTCGCCATGCCCACCTGGATGCCAGCCCCTAAACTGGCCAACTGA
- a CDS encoding dihydrodipicolinate synthase family protein, whose protein sequence is MSQTNNNKFGVSAALTTPFLADGQVDKSLLLRHVQRLLQQGCASVTLFGTTGEGPALGMREKAEVVDFLLQQGVAASKLVLGVLAVSHEEVLDMFALGQHIGCRRFLLAPPFYFKGVDEQGLLQWFSEVLSAVQSQQPEVILYHIPQLTAVPLSVSLIQQLKQAFPALVYGVKDSAGDWSNSKALLEHFPDLAIMIGDERLLEDAVRLGASGTISGIANFRADWLIDVVAGQPAHPGLTPLVNEVLCYPVIPAVKALVAATYDEAQWLGCRTPLLALSDDARMRLVDHCQSFLPAK, encoded by the coding sequence ATGAGCCAAACTAACAACAATAAATTTGGTGTTTCTGCCGCCCTGACCACGCCTTTTCTGGCTGATGGTCAGGTTGATAAATCACTGCTGCTGCGCCATGTCCAACGACTGCTGCAACAGGGTTGTGCCAGCGTCACACTATTCGGCACCACGGGAGAAGGGCCTGCACTTGGCATGCGTGAGAAAGCCGAGGTCGTAGACTTCCTGCTGCAGCAGGGCGTTGCTGCCAGCAAGCTCGTACTCGGTGTGCTGGCGGTGTCTCACGAAGAAGTGCTGGATATGTTTGCCTTGGGGCAGCATATAGGTTGCCGTCGCTTTCTGCTCGCCCCCCCTTTCTACTTTAAAGGCGTTGATGAGCAGGGCTTGCTGCAGTGGTTCTCTGAGGTTTTATCAGCAGTACAGTCGCAGCAACCAGAAGTGATTCTGTACCACATTCCCCAGTTAACAGCGGTGCCGCTGTCGGTATCGCTGATACAGCAGTTGAAGCAGGCATTTCCGGCACTGGTCTATGGTGTAAAAGATTCTGCAGGGGACTGGTCCAACTCCAAGGCACTGCTTGAACATTTTCCTGATTTGGCGATCATGATCGGCGATGAGCGTCTGCTTGAAGATGCTGTGCGTCTGGGGGCAAGTGGCACGATCAGCGGTATCGCTAACTTTCGCGCTGACTGGTTGATCGATGTCGTTGCGGGCCAGCCTGCTCATCCAGGGCTGACGCCGCTGGTCAATGAAGTGCTGTGCTATCCGGTTATTCCGGCGGTAAAAGCACTTGTTGCCGCGACATATGATGAGGCGCAATGGCTGGGCTGCCGTACTCCGTTACTAGCGCTGAGTGACGACGCTCGGATGCGTCTGGTTGATCATTGCCAGTCGTTCCTGCCTGCGAAGTAG
- the aroA gene encoding 3-phosphoshikimate 1-carboxyvinyltransferase, whose translation MNSLTLSPVKTARGEVTLPGSKSLSNRILLLAALAEGETHITNLLDSDDIRHMLTALKQLGVSYRLSEDRTQCWMHGNAGAISSASPQELYLGNAGTAMRPLAAALCLGQGEFVLTGEPRMKERPIGDLVDCLRQAGADIDYLENPNYPPLAIHARGLNGGEVSIRGNISSQFLTAILMAAPLAKGTLTVRVEGELVSRPYIDITLDVMQRFGVTVEQPDANTFVIRQGQRYTSPGSIMVEGDASSASYFLAAGAIGQGPVRVHGTGTASVQGDARFAEVLELMGATVTYSETWIEVSGNGQLKGVDVDLNHIPDAAMTIATTALFADGETCIRNIYNWRVKETDRLFAMATELRKVGAEVEEGHDFIRIVPPKALQSAAIDTYNDHRMAMCFALASFGTAPITINDPGCTSKTFPTFFDEFKRIVS comes from the coding sequence ATGAACTCTCTGACGCTATCTCCTGTGAAGACTGCCCGCGGTGAGGTCACCTTGCCTGGATCAAAAAGTCTGTCCAACCGCATTCTGCTGCTGGCTGCTCTGGCTGAAGGTGAAACTCACATCACCAATCTGCTCGACAGTGACGACATCCGTCACATGCTGACCGCACTCAAGCAACTGGGCGTGAGCTATCGTCTGTCAGAGGATCGTACCCAATGCTGGATGCACGGTAATGCAGGCGCTATCAGCAGTGCCTCTCCTCAGGAGCTGTATCTGGGCAACGCAGGCACGGCCATGCGCCCACTGGCGGCGGCATTGTGTCTGGGGCAGGGCGAGTTTGTGCTGACCGGTGAGCCGCGGATGAAGGAGCGCCCCATCGGTGATCTGGTGGACTGCCTGCGTCAGGCCGGTGCCGACATCGACTATCTGGAAAACCCCAATTACCCACCGCTGGCGATCCATGCCAGGGGCCTGAACGGCGGCGAAGTGAGTATTCGCGGCAATATCTCCAGCCAGTTCCTCACGGCCATCCTGATGGCAGCCCCGCTGGCCAAAGGCACCCTGACGGTCCGGGTGGAAGGTGAGCTGGTGTCGCGCCCCTATATCGATATCACGCTGGATGTGATGCAGCGTTTTGGCGTGACGGTCGAGCAGCCTGACGCCAATACCTTCGTGATCCGGCAAGGTCAGCGTTACACCAGCCCCGGTTCGATCATGGTGGAAGGGGATGCTTCATCCGCCTCTTATTTCCTGGCCGCTGGCGCCATTGGTCAGGGTCCGGTACGTGTACATGGCACCGGCACCGCCAGTGTGCAGGGCGATGCCCGTTTTGCCGAGGTACTGGAGCTGATGGGCGCTACCGTCACTTACAGCGAGACCTGGATTGAAGTCAGCGGCAATGGTCAGCTGAAAGGGGTAGATGTGGATCTCAACCATATCCCTGATGCTGCAATGACCATCGCCACGACAGCCCTGTTTGCCGACGGTGAAACCTGTATCCGTAATATCTACAACTGGCGCGTGAAAGAGACTGATCGTCTGTTTGCCATGGCCACCGAGCTGCGCAAGGTCGGCGCAGAAGTGGAAGAAGGTCACGACTTTATCCGTATCGTACCGCCGAAGGCGCTGCAGTCTGCTGCCATTGATACCTACAACGATCACCGCATGGCCATGTGCTTTGCGCTGGCTTCTTTCGGTACCGCGCCGATCACCATCAATGATCCGGGCTGTACCTCAAAGACCTTCCCCACCTTCTTTGACGAGTTCAAACGCATCGTCAGCTGA
- a CDS encoding CPXCG motif-containing cysteine-rich protein codes for MQALQTQNLFCPYCGEEIDVTVDCSVEEQEYVEDCSVCCSPILLNIVIEDGEQISVSASRENG; via the coding sequence ATGCAAGCGCTGCAAACGCAGAATTTGTTTTGCCCCTATTGCGGTGAAGAAATTGATGTGACGGTAGATTGCTCAGTAGAGGAGCAGGAATACGTCGAGGATTGCTCGGTGTGCTGCAGCCCGATCCTGCTCAATATTGTTATTGAAGACGGCGAGCAGATCTCTGTCAGTGCCAGTCGGGAGAATGGCTGA
- a CDS encoding LysR family transcriptional regulator — MIKITVRQLEAFAAIARHGNLTDAASELSLTKGALSQALQQLEQRLSTPLFDRVHPRLKLNSEGLALQPLVEEALTRLGDIEAHFDPEHIHAGQLRLGASQTIGNYLLPRLIADCSREGRLIPDIRITNTHNLCELLQAFEIDLALIEGESHLPELITEEWLEDEMLVVAAPDHPLCKQDEIHAEALAGQIWILREAHSGSREQFDRQLRPLFSHCGQIVQLNTLEAVMLTVEQGVGLSFISHLAAADRIREGKLKALPITRHFPRKLRLVWHSKKFHSAALKSFLQMCRGFGGEQNRWPVPETTKPA, encoded by the coding sequence ATGATAAAAATCACCGTCAGGCAACTGGAAGCCTTTGCCGCCATCGCCCGCCACGGCAATCTGACCGATGCTGCCAGTGAACTAAGCCTGACCAAGGGTGCGCTGTCTCAGGCGCTGCAACAACTGGAGCAACGGCTGTCTACCCCGTTGTTTGATCGCGTGCATCCACGCCTGAAACTCAACAGCGAAGGGCTGGCGCTGCAGCCACTGGTCGAGGAAGCCCTGACCCGTCTCGGCGATATCGAAGCACACTTTGACCCGGAGCATATCCACGCCGGGCAACTGCGTCTGGGCGCCAGCCAGACCATCGGCAACTACCTGCTGCCGAGGCTGATCGCTGATTGCAGCCGTGAAGGACGGTTGATCCCGGATATCCGCATCACCAATACCCACAACCTCTGCGAGCTGCTGCAAGCCTTCGAGATTGATCTGGCACTGATCGAGGGGGAAAGCCATCTGCCGGAGCTGATCACCGAAGAATGGCTGGAAGATGAAATGCTGGTGGTAGCGGCACCAGACCATCCTCTCTGCAAGCAGGATGAAATCCATGCCGAAGCACTGGCCGGGCAAATCTGGATTCTGCGTGAAGCTCATTCCGGCAGCCGCGAACAGTTCGACCGTCAGCTGCGCCCGCTGTTTTCACATTGCGGCCAGATCGTCCAGCTCAACACACTGGAAGCCGTCATGCTCACCGTGGAACAAGGCGTGGGCTTGAGCTTTATCTCCCATCTGGCAGCTGCTGATCGTATCCGCGAAGGTAAATTGAAAGCCCTGCCCATCACCCGGCACTTCCCACGTAAATTAAGGCTGGTGTGGCACAGTAAGAAGTTTCATTCAGCAGCACTGAAAAGCTTTTTGCAGATGTGCAGGGGGTTTGGAGGGGAGCAGAATAGGTGGCCTGTGCCAGAAACAACAAAGCCCGCATGA
- a CDS encoding sialic acid TRAP transporter substrate-binding protein SiaP gives MHNKALPVLSGFILGAAAISLSTTAVADPLKIRISSPAVESDWHARMLTVFKDELDKTSPGQFDVNIFLNASLFKQGTEPAAMQRGNLDMAMISAQDISKQIPEWSVFTAGYLIRSPEHQQHVFHSPLGQQFYKMVEEKMHIKILDVGYLGSRELNLRDDKEIRTPADLAGEKLRMPGSKEWQFLGQALGANPVPLAFGEVYTALQTGAVDGQDNPLPTVQAAKFYEVTKQIVLTNHLVDAIFLSMSMKTYDKLTDEQKQHVQEAAAKAVAFNNAGRIADEQKLVQFFRDQGLKVYEPDVNAFRQHVQEMYKSSEIAKSWPAGVVDQINAIQ, from the coding sequence ATGCACAACAAAGCTCTTCCCGTTTTGTCCGGGTTTATTTTGGGCGCTGCCGCCATCAGCCTCAGTACCACAGCTGTCGCCGACCCACTGAAAATCCGCATATCTTCACCGGCGGTCGAGTCGGACTGGCATGCGCGCATGCTGACCGTATTCAAAGATGAGCTGGATAAGACTTCTCCCGGCCAGTTCGACGTCAATATTTTCCTGAACGCCAGCCTGTTCAAACAAGGGACAGAACCTGCTGCCATGCAGCGTGGCAACCTCGATATGGCCATGATCTCTGCACAAGACATCAGCAAGCAGATTCCTGAATGGTCCGTTTTTACCGCGGGTTACCTGATTCGCAGCCCGGAGCATCAGCAGCACGTGTTCCACTCACCACTGGGGCAGCAGTTCTACAAGATGGTCGAGGAAAAGATGCACATCAAAATCCTCGATGTCGGCTATCTGGGCAGTCGTGAGCTGAATCTTCGGGATGATAAGGAAATCAGGACGCCTGCTGATCTGGCAGGTGAGAAGTTGCGCATGCCCGGCTCGAAAGAATGGCAATTCCTTGGTCAGGCGCTGGGAGCCAACCCTGTCCCTCTGGCATTTGGCGAGGTGTATACCGCCCTGCAGACAGGCGCGGTAGATGGGCAGGACAACCCACTGCCAACCGTCCAGGCAGCCAAGTTCTATGAAGTGACCAAGCAGATCGTCCTGACCAATCACCTGGTCGATGCGATATTCCTGTCCATGTCGATGAAGACTTACGACAAGCTCACCGATGAACAGAAACAGCATGTGCAGGAAGCCGCCGCCAAAGCCGTCGCCTTCAACAACGCAGGTCGCATTGCTGATGAGCAGAAGCTTGTGCAGTTCTTCCGTGATCAGGGCCTGAAAGTCTACGAGCCCGATGTCAATGCCTTCCGCCAGCATGTACAGGAAATGTACAAATCATCCGAGATTGCCAAGTCCTGGCCTGCCGGGGTTGTCGATCAGATCAACGCCATTCAGTAA
- a CDS encoding TRAP transporter large permease — translation MSSAFILALGAFFVLGAIGAPIALAMMVSAIGYLFATGQDVGLLAEQSLNGLFNSYVLLAVPLFILAANFMNAGTVSDRLLEFCVAIVGRFRGGLAQVNVVASLIFSGMSGSAIADAAGLGRVIIEMMCKHDRYPAGYAAAVTAASSVIGPIIPPSIPMILYALVSDTSIGYLFLGGILPGLILAAVMMVLNAWTARRRDFPRDEAVPLKAIPRITGRAFPALLLPVILLAGIYGGAVTPTEAAAVAAAYALLLAAVFYRSLTLREFITLVKDGARSTSVVGLIIASALVFNYVVANENIPNIVAAHLAHIQMSPLLFLLLINVLFLLLGCLFDATTLLLIVVPLFLPAARELGIDLVHFGVIITINIMLGLITPPYGVLLFVINGVTGIPLKDIIREIWPFIGVILLALLFMVIVPDSVLWLPRQFGYLG, via the coding sequence ATGAGCAGTGCTTTTATCCTGGCGCTTGGTGCGTTCTTTGTTCTTGGGGCAATTGGTGCCCCCATCGCACTGGCGATGATGGTCAGTGCTATCGGTTACCTGTTTGCCACCGGACAGGACGTAGGCCTGCTGGCTGAGCAAAGCCTCAATGGGCTGTTCAACTCTTATGTGCTACTGGCAGTCCCCCTGTTTATCCTCGCGGCCAACTTCATGAATGCGGGAACGGTGAGCGACCGTCTGCTGGAGTTTTGCGTCGCCATTGTGGGTCGATTCCGTGGCGGGCTGGCGCAGGTCAATGTGGTTGCCAGTCTTATTTTCTCCGGCATGTCCGGCTCCGCTATTGCCGATGCGGCCGGTCTGGGTCGGGTCATTATTGAAATGATGTGCAAGCATGACCGCTATCCAGCGGGTTACGCTGCGGCCGTCACGGCAGCATCCAGCGTCATAGGGCCTATCATCCCGCCTTCCATTCCGATGATTCTGTACGCTCTGGTGTCCGACACGTCCATCGGTTATCTGTTTCTGGGAGGAATTCTGCCGGGCCTGATACTGGCGGCCGTCATGATGGTGCTGAACGCCTGGACGGCACGGCGCCGGGACTTCCCTCGTGACGAAGCTGTGCCATTGAAAGCCATACCGCGCATTACCGGGCGTGCCTTCCCGGCGCTTTTGCTGCCCGTGATTCTGCTGGCCGGTATCTACGGCGGTGCTGTCACACCGACCGAGGCCGCCGCTGTGGCCGCTGCCTATGCACTGCTGCTGGCTGCGGTGTTCTACCGATCTCTGACCCTCAGGGAATTCATAACACTGGTCAAAGATGGTGCGCGCTCAACCTCCGTGGTCGGTCTGATCATCGCTTCCGCACTGGTGTTCAACTACGTGGTTGCCAACGAAAACATTCCCAATATTGTCGCGGCTCATCTGGCGCATATTCAGATGTCACCGCTGCTGTTTCTGCTGCTGATCAACGTGCTGTTTCTGCTGCTGGGCTGTCTGTTCGATGCCACCACACTGCTGCTGATCGTCGTGCCGCTGTTCCTGCCCGCCGCCAGAGAGCTGGGTATCGACCTGGTTCATTTCGGGGTGATCATCACCATTAACATCATGCTGGGCCTGATCACTCCACCCTACGGAGTGCTGCTGTTCGTGATCAATGGTGTTACCGGTATACCGCTGAAGGACATCATCCGCGAGATCTGGCCTTTTATCGGGGTCATCCTGCTGGCGCTGCTGTTTATGGTGATCGTACCGGACAGCGTGCTGTGGCTACCCCGGCAGTTTGGCTACCTCGGCTAA